One stretch of Leptospira mtsangambouensis DNA includes these proteins:
- a CDS encoding M23 family metallopeptidase, which translates to MMIRFLSLLVLILSFVRAVPAESREVKKKPATRAVPTNYFVKKEEKNFSLLMEARRFGRGEVIFLRLTPKDKKWINESYKVSWLGKDVILTKKEKSMIAFLPVSPDTPAGAMTLEIVSKIFFVKRGQKQYQIILEPTKFQVIKKNQQIKVDEKFVTKELPKETLDFIQECKTAKEAAFAKQSQLQFINNFKNPLDKIFITSKFYVRRDYNNKQGRPHGGVDFRGKTGTPIFAIQDGIVVLARKTYYEGNFTIVDHGNKIFSFYMHQDEIKVKVGDVVKQGQEIGTVGSTGMSTGPHLHLGAKVNDTLVDPLSLIALQSISESH; encoded by the coding sequence ATGATGATACGTTTTTTGTCTTTATTAGTTCTAATTTTATCATTTGTACGTGCTGTTCCAGCTGAATCTCGCGAGGTCAAAAAAAAACCAGCCACTCGTGCAGTTCCTACAAATTACTTTGTAAAAAAAGAAGAAAAAAATTTTTCACTGCTAATGGAAGCGAGACGATTTGGAAGAGGAGAAGTTATCTTCCTTCGTTTGACTCCTAAAGATAAAAAGTGGATCAACGAATCGTATAAGGTTAGTTGGTTGGGAAAGGATGTGATCCTTACCAAAAAAGAAAAGAGTATGATTGCTTTTTTACCGGTCTCTCCTGACACTCCTGCCGGCGCAATGACCTTGGAAATTGTATCAAAAATCTTTTTTGTCAAACGTGGGCAAAAACAGTACCAAATCATTTTAGAACCTACCAAATTCCAAGTGATCAAAAAAAATCAGCAGATCAAAGTAGATGAAAAATTTGTTACGAAAGAACTGCCGAAAGAAACTTTAGATTTCATTCAAGAATGTAAAACTGCAAAAGAAGCAGCATTTGCCAAACAAAGCCAATTACAATTTATAAATAATTTCAAAAATCCTTTGGATAAAATATTCATTACCAGTAAATTTTATGTTAGGCGAGATTATAATAACAAACAAGGCAGACCTCATGGTGGTGTAGACTTCCGTGGAAAAACCGGGACACCAATTTTTGCGATCCAAGATGGGATTGTTGTACTTGCTAGAAAAACGTATTATGAAGGAAACTTCACAATCGTTGATCATGGGAATAAAATATTTTCATTTTATATGCACCAAGATGAAATTAAGGTGAAGGTTGGAGATGTTGTGAAGCAGGGACAAGAAATTGGAACTGTTGGATCCACAGGGATGTCTACGGGCCCTCATCTTCATTTGGGCGCTAAGGTAAATGATACCTTAGTGGATCCACTTTCTTTAATTGCTTTGCAGTCGATTTCCGAATCGCATTGA
- a CDS encoding sensor domain-containing protein, whose product MSLKQITIYIEEFDHDFYNRILRDITNIETCNVHSFHSILDIKPGTIQESAVFLFWNDATVLEKQKFIFEQFPESPYILLSIAPLSPSELARAAHPTFLHLSEPSYTVSILDLVLNFAERLIEDMNRSIAYDKIREKVIVLQNVFEESLDILMQIDPGTKQIINANKQAVVVLEYPLEEIVGKEFSFFMPPVEVDEDEEFQGNLIESTALKTKSGHLIPTESSFRLFPVNGKMAIWATFRDITERKRSQEQVKNQKAFYEFILDNLDSDIAVLNSNFQYEYTNPVFLSNKDIRKWIFKKTDEELAARLDLPNDFHEKRKKYLEIAAKENEIVQFEELIQDSNDKVTYLLRKYIPIDDTETDQKRIISFGVDITERKLSEERITYLAYYDALTGLSNRTLFIDHANQALKNHKSTETLLAFYFFDIDNFKFINDSLGHTKGDILLQMVGARLKRVMTEVDTVARFGGDEFAILKVDVPNKSAAAEFAQKILDILSQPFHIMGRDLFTTISMGIALSPNDGISSSELLKNSDMAMYKAKELGRNNYKFYTNELILRSEKRLYIENSLRKAIQNEELVLFFQPKISTLTNQVCGAEALIRWKHPERGWVPPVEFIPVAEDSGIIERIGDWVLEEACQLKKEWKKQNLPAFPVSINVSGKQLARANWSHRVQSTILQYDINPEEIELELTESSIMENPEKSIEAFEYLSGLGIKVSIDDFGTGYSSLSYLKKINADVLKIDRSFVIDLELNEDDRAICKAIINMAHSLGMEVIAEGVENPAQRDLLHDLGCHMIQGYLYSKPLPALDFVEFVKKFNESAQTK is encoded by the coding sequence ATGTCACTCAAACAAATTACCATCTATATAGAAGAGTTTGATCATGATTTTTATAATCGCATACTACGCGACATAACAAACATTGAAACCTGCAATGTACATAGCTTTCATTCGATTTTAGATATCAAACCAGGCACAATTCAAGAATCGGCTGTTTTTCTTTTTTGGAACGACGCTACAGTTTTAGAAAAACAAAAATTTATTTTTGAACAATTTCCCGAATCACCTTACATCTTACTTTCCATTGCACCTTTATCCCCTTCTGAATTAGCAAGAGCAGCACATCCAACGTTTTTACATTTATCCGAACCATCGTATACAGTGAGTATCTTAGATTTAGTACTAAATTTTGCGGAGCGATTGATAGAAGATATGAATCGATCGATTGCTTATGACAAAATTAGAGAAAAGGTAATTGTCCTTCAGAATGTTTTTGAAGAGTCCTTGGACATTCTAATGCAAATTGATCCAGGCACGAAACAGATCATCAATGCAAACAAACAAGCAGTTGTCGTTTTGGAATATCCCTTGGAAGAAATCGTTGGGAAAGAATTTTCTTTCTTTATGCCTCCTGTGGAGGTGGATGAAGATGAAGAGTTTCAAGGGAATTTGATAGAAAGTACTGCTTTAAAAACAAAATCAGGGCATTTGATTCCTACAGAATCTTCGTTCCGATTGTTTCCTGTGAATGGTAAAATGGCAATTTGGGCAACGTTTCGCGATATCACGGAACGAAAACGCTCACAAGAACAAGTTAAAAATCAAAAAGCTTTTTATGAATTCATTCTAGACAATCTTGATTCTGATATTGCTGTGTTGAATTCAAATTTTCAATATGAATATACAAATCCCGTGTTTTTATCCAACAAAGACATTCGGAAATGGATCTTCAAAAAAACAGATGAAGAACTGGCTGCACGATTGGATTTACCAAATGACTTTCATGAAAAACGAAAAAAGTATTTAGAAATTGCAGCTAAAGAAAACGAAATTGTTCAATTTGAAGAACTCATTCAGGATAGTAACGATAAGGTCACATATCTTTTAAGAAAATACATCCCTATTGATGATACAGAGACGGACCAAAAAAGAATCATTAGTTTTGGTGTTGATATCACCGAACGAAAATTATCCGAAGAAAGGATTACTTACTTAGCTTATTATGACGCACTTACTGGCCTTTCAAATCGTACATTATTCATTGATCATGCAAACCAAGCTTTAAAAAATCATAAATCTACAGAAACTTTACTGGCTTTCTATTTTTTCGACATCGACAATTTTAAGTTTATCAACGACAGTTTGGGTCATACAAAAGGGGATATTCTTTTGCAAATGGTCGGTGCAAGACTCAAACGAGTGATGACTGAAGTTGATACTGTTGCACGATTTGGTGGCGATGAATTTGCCATTTTAAAGGTTGATGTTCCCAATAAAAGTGCGGCCGCTGAATTTGCACAAAAGATTTTAGATATTCTCAGCCAACCATTCCATATTATGGGTCGGGATTTATTTACAACGATCAGTATGGGAATTGCACTTTCCCCCAATGATGGAATTTCTTCTTCTGAACTTTTAAAAAATTCTGATATGGCAATGTACAAAGCCAAAGAATTGGGCCGAAATAATTATAAATTCTACACAAACGAACTCATTCTTCGCTCAGAAAAACGTTTGTACATTGAAAATTCTTTGCGAAAGGCCATTCAAAACGAAGAGTTAGTACTTTTTTTCCAACCGAAAATTTCCACTCTGACAAACCAAGTTTGTGGAGCAGAGGCACTCATTCGTTGGAAACATCCAGAGCGAGGATGGGTTCCTCCTGTAGAATTTATTCCTGTCGCAGAAGATTCAGGCATTATCGAAAGGATTGGAGATTGGGTATTAGAAGAAGCCTGCCAATTAAAAAAAGAATGGAAAAAACAAAATCTTCCTGCCTTTCCTGTCAGCATCAACGTCAGTGGAAAACAACTAGCGCGCGCTAATTGGTCTCATCGTGTACAATCAACCATCCTACAATACGATATTAATCCAGAAGAAATCGAGTTAGAATTAACAGAAAGTTCTATCATGGAAAATCCTGAAAAAAGCATAGAAGCATTTGAATATTTATCCGGACTTGGGATTAAAGTTTCAATTGATGATTTTGGAACTGGTTATAGCTCTTTAAGTTATCTTAAAAAAATCAATGCAGATGTTTTAAAAATTGATAGGTCTTTTGTAATCGATTTGGAACTCAATGAAGACGACCGAGCCATCTGTAAGGCCATTATCAATATGGCACATTCCTTGGGGATGGAAGTGATTGCGGAAGGAGTTGAAAATCCTGCACAAAGGGATTTACTCCATGATTTAGGCTGTCATATGATCCAAGGATACCTTTATAGCAAACCGCTGCCTGCCCTTGATTTTGTGGAATTCGTTAAAAAATTTAACGAATCTGCTCAAACAAAATAG
- a CDS encoding LIC20153 family lipoprotein codes for MKSLQNKTKLLLVLSLVAGLTFQCEKKKEDDNTATLVALAGLTTSAGDCSVSASGKATINTWTTDVTGTTAGTISKLGSVPIVGHTTAAIKLTSDGSTTLGVNGSAFIIVYKASACPLTTSNVAATPANFSIATATDSNSEFPSSYKITNQTAAITFNGTQGAGDYYVFIYAIPRNGQSAAVNYTFAP; via the coding sequence ATGAAATCCCTTCAAAATAAAACAAAATTACTACTCGTTTTGAGCTTGGTAGCAGGACTTACCTTTCAGTGTGAGAAAAAGAAAGAGGACGACAACACAGCAACTCTCGTTGCACTTGCGGGACTCACAACTTCTGCTGGTGATTGCTCTGTTTCTGCTTCCGGAAAAGCAACCATCAACACTTGGACCACAGATGTGACTGGAACCACTGCAGGAACCATTTCTAAATTAGGTTCTGTTCCAATTGTAGGGCATACTACAGCGGCAATCAAACTAACTTCAGATGGCAGTACAACTCTTGGTGTCAATGGAAGTGCATTTATCATTGTTTACAAAGCATCTGCTTGCCCTTTGACAACTTCCAATGTTGCAGCAACTCCAGCTAACTTTTCAATTGCAACGGCAACTGATTCCAATAGTGAATTCCCAAGTTCCTATAAAATCACGAACCAAACTGCAGCAATCACTTTCAATGGTACGCAAGGTGCTGGTGATTATTATGTATTTATCTATGCGATTCCAAGAAATGGACAATCTGCAGCGGTGAACTATACTTTCGCTCCATAA
- a CDS encoding HmuY family protein, with protein sequence MTDQELFVNQLVTNLINAGNPNALDKIVFSRANGDGSYTTRFNATNLDFYIYFQFEGNKQIPFSEKDNLTWDIAFNRYKAATNSGETNRFGLGGACTSNTTNFAVASSNSASSQGCNSFTVDVATTTQGIGGAGAIYVGNAIVTEWYYYTIGNLTPKPDIFLIRSGTGLATYAIHIENYYSDAGTSGYPTIRWKKLP encoded by the coding sequence TTGACAGACCAGGAGCTTTTTGTAAATCAATTGGTCACAAATTTGATCAATGCAGGGAATCCCAATGCTTTGGATAAAATTGTATTTTCCCGTGCCAACGGTGACGGGAGTTATACAACAAGGTTCAACGCAACTAATTTAGATTTTTATATTTACTTTCAATTTGAAGGGAACAAACAAATCCCATTTTCAGAAAAAGATAACCTAACTTGGGATATCGCATTTAACAGATACAAAGCTGCTACAAATTCGGGCGAAACCAATCGTTTCGGACTTGGTGGGGCTTGCACAAGTAATACCACAAATTTTGCAGTTGCAAGTTCTAATTCAGCAAGTAGCCAAGGTTGTAATAGTTTCACGGTGGATGTGGCTACCACTACACAAGGTATTGGTGGAGCTGGAGCTATTTATGTGGGTAACGCAATCGTCACTGAATGGTATTATTATACGATTGGAAATTTAACTCCAAAACCTGATATCTTTCTCATCCGTTCTGGAACAGGCCTTGCGACTTACGCAATTCATATCGAAAATTATTATAGTGATGCAGGAACTTCTGGTTATCCGACCATCCGATGGAAAAAACTTCCCTAA
- a CDS encoding TonB-dependent receptor plug domain-containing protein: MYFFNPFLLPILCLFLLFIGEVHSQTRPRENGKNSKTVEKTPNTTTVPAPTETTPTDPNQTTQNPAPVTEEGNKEETPTEEADRFKDLDNKNGIVVTGSRGERRLKDSAVATEVISRKRIEQTGARNLGEVLDTQTGINVTPFFGGSQVQMLGLDSKYVLFLVDGQRIAGRLNNTIDLTRFKVQNIERVEIVKGSSSSLYGADAIGGVINIITKQAEKPEHYQFRTTYGNGRQTNFGTQGEKNLIADVGFKNEFVASNFFGGFNQSAAYDLDPKTPATTGNAFQDNNVGGNMTFNPDGKFKVKTGINYLNRNQAGVDSRSNGGVFDRTNLTNDFLALGAIEYAYGKRNMVSLRGNFSRWENHYKLDQRNSNELDVKELTNEFSSQGVAQIDHEINNDHMITAGVESYSEELQSDRLQRRNAFRTRRAAFIQDEWVVWRQGFVWRLVPGVRHDVDSQFGGQTTPKIATKVDITSNLVFRASYGKGFRPPSFRELYLRFENPGVGYVVDGNDKLRPERSTTVNADIEYTPFKFWTLSLSVFRNDITDLIQYSFGTRTSEFANFQLKNIQRAYTRGVEAGSRVRFLKYFALELGYNQTDTRDLTTDRPLEGRALHQGTMNFFVNAPGGWEFALRAKRLDKRPFYSTTNEFTAGSSTALIDQQTKSVEENNKVVYGKPFTLLNVRMEKKFFDGRMSLFLGVDNVLDQYELTYNPIRPRFYYGGLQATF, from the coding sequence ATGTATTTTTTTAATCCGTTTCTATTGCCAATCCTTTGCCTATTTTTATTATTCATTGGCGAGGTCCATTCTCAAACACGTCCACGCGAAAACGGAAAAAATTCAAAAACCGTGGAAAAAACACCTAACACAACGACGGTGCCCGCACCAACAGAAACAACTCCTACAGATCCAAACCAAACAACACAAAATCCAGCTCCCGTTACCGAAGAAGGAAACAAGGAAGAAACTCCAACGGAAGAAGCTGACCGTTTCAAAGATTTGGACAATAAAAATGGAATTGTGGTAACAGGATCACGCGGAGAACGAAGACTCAAAGATTCTGCCGTGGCTACAGAAGTTATTTCTAGAAAACGAATTGAACAAACTGGTGCGCGTAACTTAGGTGAGGTGCTAGATACTCAAACGGGAATCAATGTAACGCCGTTTTTTGGTGGGTCACAGGTCCAAATGTTGGGCCTTGATTCCAAGTATGTATTGTTTCTTGTAGATGGACAACGGATAGCAGGTCGATTGAACAATACAATTGACCTCACTCGATTCAAAGTTCAAAATATCGAAAGAGTTGAAATTGTAAAAGGCAGTTCCTCTTCTTTGTATGGTGCCGATGCCATTGGCGGTGTCATCAATATCATTACCAAACAAGCAGAAAAACCAGAACACTACCAATTCCGAACTACTTATGGAAACGGAAGACAAACAAACTTTGGAACCCAAGGTGAAAAAAACTTAATCGCTGATGTCGGATTTAAAAATGAATTTGTGGCTTCCAATTTTTTTGGAGGATTCAACCAATCGGCCGCTTATGATTTAGATCCAAAAACTCCAGCCACAACTGGAAACGCATTTCAAGATAACAACGTCGGTGGGAATATGACCTTCAATCCTGATGGAAAATTCAAGGTCAAAACTGGAATCAATTATCTAAACCGTAATCAGGCAGGTGTTGATTCCAGAAGCAATGGTGGCGTTTTTGATAGAACCAATCTCACGAACGACTTTCTTGCGTTAGGTGCCATTGAGTATGCTTATGGAAAACGAAATATGGTTTCCTTACGTGGAAATTTCTCTCGATGGGAAAACCACTATAAATTAGACCAAAGAAATTCGAACGAACTAGACGTAAAAGAACTCACAAATGAATTCTCATCACAAGGTGTCGCCCAAATTGATCATGAAATAAACAATGATCATATGATCACTGCTGGGGTAGAATCTTACTCAGAAGAATTACAATCAGACAGATTACAAAGAAGAAATGCATTCCGAACTAGAAGAGCTGCCTTCATTCAAGATGAATGGGTGGTTTGGCGACAAGGTTTTGTTTGGCGACTGGTTCCAGGGGTTCGCCATGATGTGGATTCCCAATTTGGTGGACAAACAACTCCGAAAATTGCAACCAAAGTAGATATCACAAGCAATCTAGTGTTCCGAGCCAGTTACGGAAAAGGATTCCGGCCTCCTTCGTTCCGAGAACTTTATTTACGTTTCGAAAATCCAGGTGTGGGTTATGTAGTTGATGGAAATGACAAACTGAGACCTGAAAGATCTACAACTGTAAATGCTGATATTGAATATACGCCTTTTAAATTTTGGACCTTGTCGCTCAGTGTCTTTCGCAATGACATTACCGATCTTATCCAATATAGTTTTGGAACAAGAACCAGTGAATTTGCTAACTTCCAACTAAAAAATATCCAACGTGCCTATACAAGAGGGGTGGAAGCTGGATCTCGGGTTCGATTTCTCAAATACTTTGCATTGGAACTGGGTTACAACCAAACCGACACGAGGGACCTAACAACGGATAGACCCTTAGAAGGAAGGGCGTTACACCAAGGAACAATGAACTTTTTTGTAAATGCTCCTGGTGGTTGGGAATTTGCCCTCCGTGCCAAACGTTTGGACAAAAGGCCTTTTTATAGCACTACCAATGAATTCACTGCCGGTTCTAGCACCGCCCTCATTGACCAACAAACCAAAAGTGTTGAAGAAAATAACAAAGTTGTCTATGGGAAACCGTTTACATTACTGAACGTACGGATGGAGAAAAAATTCTTCGATGGAAGGATGTCCCTGTTTTTAGGAGTAGACAACGTCCTGGACCAATACGAGCTTACTTACAATCCTATTCGGCCCAGGTTTTACTATGGTGGACTCCAAGCCACTTTTTGA
- a CDS encoding DUF3015 domain-containing protein gives MFTRSFHSIFKVQLAIVSILVLLISAPVRLFSEPYGMAGCGLGSMVPVWKNDIGQVLAATTNGSLSSQTFGITSGTSNCTTDGIVRADRAQEVFITYNEVPLEIETTRGNGERIQAIASLLGCPTHSNELGKLMKEKHTFIFDHSKDSESSVRSKIILSRLKAKIAEDSELKQACLY, from the coding sequence ATGTTCACCCGAAGTTTCCATTCCATTTTTAAAGTCCAACTTGCAATTGTTAGTATACTTGTTTTGCTGATTTCAGCACCTGTGCGCCTTTTCTCAGAACCGTACGGGATGGCTGGTTGTGGACTTGGGTCCATGGTTCCAGTTTGGAAAAATGATATTGGGCAAGTGCTCGCTGCCACAACGAATGGGAGTCTGTCGTCGCAAACATTTGGAATTACTTCCGGTACATCCAATTGTACAACTGATGGAATTGTAAGGGCTGACCGTGCCCAAGAAGTTTTTATTACTTATAATGAAGTTCCTTTGGAAATAGAAACTACTCGTGGAAATGGAGAAAGAATCCAGGCCATCGCATCTTTGTTAGGTTGTCCAACTCATAGTAATGAGTTGGGGAAGTTAATGAAAGAAAAACATACATTTATTTTTGATCATTCAAAAGACTCTGAATCGAGTGTCCGGTCCAAAATCATTTTATCTAGATTAAAGGCAAAAATTGCTGAAGATTCTGAATTAAAACAAGCTTGTTTGTACTAA
- a CDS encoding FAD-binding oxidoreductase, whose product MLTPQINLFKKSNPILAQVIANTRLTPEPGKGKRPAKEGDSAVHRITIAVDHNTYPYMIGQSAGIIPPGVDPEKQAKGSADPSYTIRLYSIASPSFSFGQTKDNIEFVVKRDNVYDENGNLLHKGVCSNYLCDLKPGDTVTMTGPAGKKFLLPQTDFSGDIFFFATGTGISPFFGMVEELLVQKLISFQGNVWLVYGAPYSDEIVLRDYFEDMVKNHPNFHFVTAISREEKNSFDGGKMYITHRAKENAEAIKNAVNGNGKFYICGGPKGMEKGVIQEIMSACATGLSYDEFKKDLEEKEQLFVETY is encoded by the coding sequence TTGCTTACCCCTCAAATCAATCTTTTTAAAAAATCCAATCCCATCCTAGCCCAAGTCATTGCCAACACACGTTTGACCCCCGAACCAGGAAAAGGAAAACGACCGGCAAAGGAAGGAGATTCTGCCGTACACCGAATCACCATTGCCGTCGATCACAATACTTATCCCTATATGATTGGGCAAAGTGCAGGGATCATTCCGCCAGGAGTGGATCCAGAAAAACAAGCGAAAGGCTCGGCTGATCCTTCGTATACCATCCGTTTGTATTCCATCGCCTCACCATCGTTCAGTTTTGGACAGACAAAGGACAATATTGAATTCGTTGTCAAAAGGGACAATGTGTACGATGAAAATGGAAATCTCCTCCACAAAGGAGTATGTTCCAATTACCTTTGTGATTTGAAACCAGGCGATACAGTGACAATGACTGGACCTGCAGGGAAAAAATTCTTACTTCCCCAAACTGACTTTTCTGGTGATATTTTCTTTTTTGCAACAGGAACGGGAATCAGTCCTTTTTTTGGAATGGTAGAAGAACTCCTCGTTCAGAAGTTAATTTCCTTCCAAGGAAATGTTTGGTTGGTTTACGGAGCACCTTATTCTGACGAAATTGTACTTCGTGACTATTTTGAAGATATGGTAAAAAACCATCCTAACTTTCATTTTGTAACAGCAATTAGCCGGGAAGAGAAAAATTCTTTCGATGGTGGGAAAATGTACATCACTCACCGGGCAAAAGAAAACGCAGAAGCCATTAAAAATGCTGTCAATGGAAACGGTAAGTTTTATATTTGTGGCGGTCCGAAGGGAATGGAAAAAGGAGTGATACAAGAGATCATGTCAGCTTGCGCAACTGGTCTTTCGTATGATGAATTTAAAAAAGACCTGGAAGAAAAAGAACAACTTTTTGTAGAGACGTACTAA
- a CDS encoding transcriptional coactivator p15/PC4 family protein has product MAKTGIIRDIDKGRGEVIRVEISEYKGQTFFNIRVWYTDPNGELKPTQKGIAIAPALVGDLKEAIEEAERWLA; this is encoded by the coding sequence ATGGCAAAAACAGGAATCATTCGAGACATTGACAAAGGACGGGGAGAAGTCATCCGCGTAGAAATCTCCGAATACAAAGGCCAAACTTTTTTTAACATTCGAGTTTGGTATACAGATCCCAATGGAGAATTAAAACCTACTCAAAAAGGTATCGCCATTGCTCCGGCACTTGTTGGTGATTTGAAAGAGGCAATCGAAGAAGCAGAACGTTGGTTGGCATAA
- a CDS encoding VWA domain-containing protein: MVMFVDAKLEFPLIHEKEVQENHLLLRFRTPANPKIDERKPLVIGLTIDKSWSMKGEKMEAVIDASCALVNWLTRHDAVAIIAYSADVQIIQPVTQLTEKVSVTDKIRNVQVATSTNLSGGWLSALKSLTQSKIPNAYKRVLLLTDGNPTSGIKEKEALVKIAEDHLAMGISTTTIGVGNDFNEEILVAIAKAGGGNFHYIDNPEKASDIFFDEFGDIGALYAQAIDVELQLAPGVRLKQVLSETSHQIMEEFDEFLGDSKTISRQKINLQIGDLRADDIRNLVLRLEIDDRVNQTESPFCEVTVSYYNLLQQNALESVKENFQFPKGNNKGKQDPDVLVEILIANATTGIKEITDFIKRGHVEDAKALLFGLIQDIKNNLHFAPNALGSVLGRLQILETKITTKSDDLNKHLFMNSQIMMKGPEKLDLKDVILHDEIFEYRTTGDIDLYKCPEIKLLLEQKMSEGFRYVVFDFANTSHIDSSAIGMVIQIVGWLRRRGGELVVANIHDSVKKIFEITRLYNHIRVAESLSSAKEILQRIIYANEGDKRPS; this comes from the coding sequence ATGGTCATGTTTGTAGATGCTAAATTGGAATTCCCTTTGATCCACGAAAAAGAGGTACAAGAGAACCATCTTTTACTAAGGTTTCGGACTCCGGCCAATCCAAAGATTGACGAACGCAAACCTTTGGTCATTGGATTAACCATTGATAAAAGTTGGTCCATGAAGGGAGAAAAAATGGAAGCAGTTATTGATGCTTCTTGCGCTCTTGTCAATTGGCTCACAAGGCATGATGCTGTTGCTATCATTGCCTATTCTGCAGATGTACAAATCATCCAACCAGTCACTCAGCTAACAGAAAAAGTTTCTGTTACGGATAAAATTAGAAACGTCCAAGTCGCTACTTCTACAAACTTGAGTGGTGGGTGGTTGTCTGCATTAAAAAGCCTAACCCAATCAAAAATTCCAAATGCTTACAAACGAGTGTTATTACTCACTGATGGCAATCCCACTTCTGGAATCAAAGAAAAAGAAGCATTGGTAAAAATTGCAGAAGACCATTTGGCTATGGGAATCTCCACCACAACCATAGGCGTTGGAAACGATTTTAATGAAGAGATCTTAGTTGCAATTGCGAAAGCTGGTGGTGGAAATTTTCATTATATCGACAACCCAGAAAAAGCTTCTGATATTTTCTTTGATGAATTTGGAGATATAGGGGCTTTGTATGCACAAGCCATTGATGTCGAATTACAACTGGCTCCTGGTGTTCGATTGAAACAAGTTTTGTCAGAAACATCTCACCAGATAATGGAAGAATTTGATGAGTTTCTTGGTGATTCCAAAACTATATCAAGACAAAAAATCAATCTCCAAATAGGTGATCTGAGAGCTGATGATATTCGTAACTTAGTGTTACGTTTGGAAATTGATGATCGGGTAAACCAAACCGAATCTCCTTTTTGTGAAGTAACCGTATCTTATTATAATTTGTTACAACAAAATGCTTTAGAATCTGTAAAAGAAAACTTTCAGTTTCCCAAAGGAAATAACAAGGGCAAACAAGATCCAGATGTTTTGGTTGAGATATTGATCGCAAATGCAACAACAGGGATCAAAGAAATTACCGATTTTATCAAACGAGGCCATGTAGAAGACGCCAAAGCTTTGTTATTTGGCCTCATTCAAGATATTAAAAATAACTTACACTTTGCTCCCAATGCACTTGGTTCAGTCCTTGGCCGTCTTCAAATTTTGGAAACAAAAATCACTACCAAGTCAGATGATTTAAACAAACATTTATTTATGAATTCACAGATCATGATGAAGGGACCAGAAAAATTGGATCTAAAGGATGTCATCCTGCATGATGAAATTTTTGAATATCGTACAACTGGTGATATTGATTTATACAAATGCCCTGAAATCAAACTTCTATTAGAGCAAAAAATGTCAGAAGGGTTTCGCTATGTCGTTTTTGATTTTGCCAATACATCTCATATTGACTCATCAGCCATTGGAATGGTGATTCAGATTGTGGGTTGGCTCAGAAGGCGAGGTGGTGAACTTGTGGTTGCCAACATTCATGATTCGGTAAAAAAGATTTTCGAAATCACTCGGTTGTACAACCACATCCGTGTCGCAGAAAGTCTTTCCTCTGCTAAAGAAATTTTACAGAGGATCATTTATGCAAATGAAGGCGATAAAAGACCTAGTTAG